Proteins co-encoded in one Nicotiana sylvestris chromosome 7, ASM39365v2, whole genome shotgun sequence genomic window:
- the LOC138873376 gene encoding uncharacterized protein, whose translation MVLKAESNNPSKEDSDMAYLIRRFQKMVRRNGAYQREPGHFIKDCPLLKKEHFKHNSNKASKRNLVPYKRFKRKNVADNVVKQALAAWGDSSNESDEENDASDSSIMVVEGEANKYDSIFSLMAQSDNDEDDDNDEVNFKDVQRNLKSHSPTKLMSLANALIDVYHSLVDDKDALIIELGDAEQTRDDLVVCIVDLKETIGNLENEKDVLTKKIASVEHERDDLMVVVVDLKETTENFSKKKNDLVEKVDALEQERDDILVVIIDLREIIEELKAECRPGNSEKGKKELEKVKNDLEKYLKWTWSSDAITTMYVNNGGNGQGIGFQRERTPYNPHSKCVIVPDNWLCTHCGINGHFKKKLTIQDSVSSKKQSFC comes from the exons atgGTACTCAAGGCTGAAAGCAATAACCCAAGTAAGGAGgacagtgacatggcttacttaatCAGAAGGTTTCAAAAAATGGTTCGAAGGAACGGTGCATACCAAAGAGAG ccagggcatttcatcaaggATTGCCCTCTCTTGAAGAAAGAACAtttcaaacacaactctaataaAGCATCcaagaggaacctggttccttacaaACGCTTCAAAAGAAAGAACGTTGCAGACAATGTTGTGAAACAagctcttgcagcatggggagATTCCTCCAATGAGTCTGATGAAGAAAATGATGCAAGTGATAGCTCTATAATGGTAGTTGAAGGTGAAGCCAATAAATATGATTCAATATTTTctttgatggctcaatcagaCAATGACGaagatgatgataatgatgaggtaaattttaaggaTGTTCAAAGAAATCTGAAATCCCACTCTCCTACGAAACTCATGTCATTAGCAAATGCGTTAATTGATGTCTATCATAGTCTTGTAGATGATAAGGATGCCTTAATCATAGAATTAGGAGAtgctgaacaaactagagatgactTGGTAGTCTGTATAGTTGATTTGAAAGAAACCATAGGTAATCTAGAAAATGAAAAGGATGTTCTAACTAAGAAAATTGCTAGTGTAGAACATGAAAGAGACGATctgatggtagtagttgttgaCTTAAAAGAAACCACTGAAAATTTCAGTAAAAAAAAGAATGACTTAGTGGAGAAAGTTGATGCATTGGAGCAAGAAAGAGATGACATCTTAGTTGTGATTATAGACTTGAGGGAAATAATAGAGGAACTCAAAGCAGAATGTAGGCCTGGAAATTCTGAGAAAGGAAAAAAAG AATTGGAAAaagtaaaaaatgatcttgagaagtatcttaagtggacctggtcctcggaTGCTATTACTACCATGTACGTTAACAATGGTGGAAACGGGCAGGGAATAGGATTTCAAAGGGAGAGAACTCCTTATAACCCTCATAGCAAATGTGTTATTGTACCTGATAATTGGctgtgtacccactgtgggatCAATgggcatttcaaaaaaaaattgacaaTCCAGGATTCAGTATCTTCAAAAAAACAAAGTTTTTGCTGA